A window of Acropora muricata isolate sample 2 chromosome 3, ASM3666990v1, whole genome shotgun sequence contains these coding sequences:
- the LOC136912165 gene encoding serine/threonine-protein phosphatase 6 regulatory ankyrin repeat subunit B-like isoform X3, translating into MSQKFRTISNAVLAGKKFSDSTKNQRNVTYFMEADGSAHVCTLTDDEKDNGLTPLMLAARDNKHNIVEKLLELGAVTTDRDKEGRTALHYAAFSASDGIVKLLLSKKADATIAAGPEGQLPLHMACGRPSGALEIVRTLLKVSGKDPKLVTDKNGHTPLFLSVMVGNQQVVKELLSSQGEQQVKITSGTTVDTVLHAAARKKDVDIAKILVENGCPVDLQNTEGQTALHIAAYEGDEAMVKFLQTARVDANIADANDRTPLHLAAQRGHSSVAEFLVDKLKANVNLRTKDGSTLMHIASQAGHPDTALVFLKKGVPLHMPNKDGAVCLHAAARKGHVGVVKALLSKGASVDTKTKDQYTALHIAVKHCKPQVVQILLGYGANVQLRGGKSEETPLHIAARIKEGDKVAEMLIKSGADANAASDNGETAVHVAARSGNLRTLKLLINEKADTAKRSKNGESALHYAIKAGHYDELEELVRVLFRVKSRPVAKLVINMPADRGETPLHYAARLCKTQVKGDADIEIVKLLLEHGADCTAVTDQSLETPIHECARSGNNDILIALLESIPPSKLQLTVNKRSSSGSSPLLVASYKGNVEVVRTLLKYHARVDVFDESGRTGLHVSAQRGHLEVARELLEHKAYVNAKSKVGLTPLHLAAESGHKELVGLLVANYKATVDALTLEKKTALHLAAEKGRLEVCKHLLELRADICALDNKGQTPLHYAAQNDHSQVVAVFLEHKPDVMMQQNAEGSTCVHIAAMKGSVAVIKELLKCNPSGITTARNKRKFATPLLLAASGGHKVVVEVLIAHGASASDEDADGMTVLHLAAKFGHVDVLEVLRGKVPWSMASVKTGLTALHVAAQYGKIEVVREMLLKVAGTIKSESPAMMESDKSGPRPDYCFTPLHLAAQSGHVGVVRILLNSPGVRVDSATAVQGSIPLHLSAENGHSEVVSILLSKSTLQLHVKDKVGRTAMHLAAANGHRELISQLIGQGADINAPDENGYAPMHMAAEAGHVEVVKLLVESGASPRAESMEGTFPICYAAMQGHLSVVKYLLQQELNTERLLSDRKFLFDLMVCSNQNESESVMDFILQCPAPIYAAAKLSKHYRNESTREKERARDLLAVGDVCENIASELLSLACADNAEKLLTAMDDRDVPFLDYLIECEQKSCVSHPSVQVYLGDVWRGDFKWDDWKYFLLFTLSMICPLLWAFLCLPWNDRYHKIPIIKFICHLISHFYLIALFSFTVVVPWEELTGTSLLPRWYEWLLLVWLSGLLLSQLTDPHDRAGLGWIPVIVLFLSTIGIVLHLAAFGFQGDHRIDIIYARNQFFAISMMLCFAQLLDFLSFHHLFGPWGVIIRDLMYDLVRFLVILLIFMAGFTAHLAAVFRPMKPSGSGDGPQENKGDFFTCFELLFFSLFGLTEVENLDRVPNRKATFTLAKATFGIYNLITIVVLINLLIAMMSDTYQRIQMQSDLEWKFGRAKLIRNMKRSTTTPSPLNLVTKFLSYLKLMYKLKFKCCRPGIIDIIRTDEQLPDNTAMNPLYQTSNSWLPNGSLPAHRDSTQRSIRIEEVMDWKAIVKKFQALRANTNDVCSVTHSSRDKMISPRASNLNLRGRDESTMLPGRPSTAMGSTMSLHRVVTATVKKIDVVSTIKDMSDV; encoded by the exons GACAACGGACTTACGCCGTTGATGTTAGCAGCCCGGGACAACAAACACAATATTGTGGAAAAACTACTTGAACTTGGAGCTGTGACTACAGATCGAGATAAG GAGGGACGCACAGCTCTTCATTATGCTGCTTTCTCGGCATCAGATGGCATCGTCAAACTTCTTCTTTCAAAGAAGGCAGATGCGACGATCGCTGCTGGA CCGGAAGGTCAGCTTCCCTTGCACATGGCCTGTGGCCGCCCCTCGGGCGCTTTAGAAATTGTCAGAACACTCCTGAAGGTTTCTGGGAAAGATCCTAAACTCGTAACCGACAAG AATGGACACACTCCTCTATTTCTCTCGGTGATGGTAGGTAATCAACAAGTTGTAAAAGAACTGCTGAGTTCCCAAGGAGAGCAACAAGTCAAGATCACAAGTGGG ACCACTGTAGATACCGTGTTACACGCTGCAGCACGAAAGAAGGACGTCGACATAGCAAAAATCCTGGTAGAAAATGGCTGCCCCGTCGATCTACAAAAC ACCGAAGGACAGACAGCTCTGCACATCGCTGCCTATGAAGGAGACGAAGCCATGGTCAAGTTTCTTCAGACCGCTCGAGTTGATGCTAATATTGCAGACGCT AATGACCGTACACCTCTCCATTTAGCAGCGCAGAGAGGTCACTCATCGGTGGCAGAATTCCTAGTTGACAAACTTAAAGCCAACGTGAATTTAAGAACAAAG GATGGCAGTACCCTGATGCACATTGCTTCACAAGCGGGACATCCCGACACCGCCCTGGTGTTCTTGAAAAAGGGCGTACCCCTCCACATGCCAAATAAG GACGGTGCAGTTTGTCTTCATGCTGCCGCTAGAAAAGGTCACGTGGGAGTCGTAAAAGCTTTGCTCTCAAAAGGAGCTTCAGTGGACACCAAAACCAAA GACCAgtacaccgcacttcatatagcTGTTAAGCACTGCAAGCCTCAAGTTGTACAGATACTACTGGGATATGGTGCCAATGTGCAGCTCAGAGGCGGGAAG TCGGAAGAAACTCCGTTACACATCGCTGCACGAATCAAAGAAGGAGACAAGGTAGCAGAGATGTTGATAAAGAGCGGCGCTGATGCCAATGCAGCGAGTGAT AATGGTGAGACGGCTGTTCATGTAGCAGCGAGGTCTGGAAATTTAAGAACATTGAAGCTTTTAATAAACGAGAAAGCTGATACTGCTAAGAGATCAAAG AATGGCGAATCTGCTTTGCATTACGCGATCAAAGCCGGGCATTATGACGAACTGGAGGAACTGGTTCGAGTTCTCTTTCGAGTCAAATCCAGACCTGTTGCCAAACTTGTCATCAATATGCCAGCGGAT AGAGGCGAGACCCCTCTTCATTACGCGGCGCGACTGTGCAAGACTCAAGTCAAAGGAGATGCTGACATCGAAATTGTTAAACTGCTTCTAGAGCACGGTGCTGATTGTACAGCGGTAACCGATCAG TCATTAGAGACTCCGATCCACGAGTGCGCACGCTCAGGAAATAACGACATCTTGATAGCTTTACTAGAGTCCATTCCTCCATCGAAGCTTCAGCTCACGGTCAACAAACGGTCGTCG AGTGGTTCATCGCCGCTACTTGTTGCTTCTTACAAAGGAAATGTGGAAGTCGTACGCACGTTGCTGAAGTACCATGCGAGAGTTGACGTATTTGATGAG TCTGGCCGCACCGGTTTACACGTGAGCGCGCAACGAGGCCATCTTGAAGTCGCAAGAGAACTTTTGGAACACAAAGCCTATGTGAACGCAAAGAGTAAG gtcgGTCTCACGCCTCTTCATCTTGCTGCGGAAAGTGGACACAAAGAACTCGTTGGTCTGTTAGTTGCTAATTACAAAGCAACTGTGGACGCTCTGACTCTG GAAAAGAAGACAGCACTACATTTGGCAGCAGAGAAAGGCCGCTTGGAAGTGTGCAAGCATCTTCTGGAGTTGAGAGCAGATATCTGCGCCTTGGACAAC aaAGGGCAAACGCCTCTTCATTACGCCGCTCAAAATGACCATTCGCAAGTGGTAGCCGTTTTTCTTGAGCACAAGCCTGACGTCATGATGCAGCAGAACGCG GAGGGCAGTACTTGTGTCCATATCGCGGCCATGAAGGGCAGTGTGGCTGTTATAAAAGAACTTCTCAAATGTAATCCTTCGGGAATCACAACTGCTAGGAACAAG CGTAAATTTGCCACACCCTTGCTACTTGCGGCCAGCGGTGGTCATAAAGTCGTTGTGGAGGTGTTGATTGCGCACGGCGCTTCAGCCAGTGACGAAGATGCG GACGGTATGACAGTTCTTCATCTAGCAGCTAAGTTTGGTCACGTAGATGTTTTGGAGGTTTTGCGTGGTAAAGTTCCTTGGAGCATGGCGAGTGTTAAG actGGGCTCACGGCTCTCCATGTAGCAGCTCAATATGGAAAAATTGAAGTCGTGAGAGAGATGCTCCTCAAAGTCGCGGGGACAATTAAAAGCGAATCGCCTGCAATGATGGAAAGTGATAAATCGGGACCACGCCCTGAC TATTGTTTCACTCCACTGCACTTAGCCGCGCAATCTGGCCACGTGGGTGTTGTGCGGATACTTCTAAACTCGCCAGGAGTGCGCGTGGACTCGGCAACAGCCGTGCAG GGTTCTATTCCTTTGCATTTAAGCGCCGAGAACGGTCATTCCGAGGTGGTGAGTATTTTGCTGAGCAAATCCACATTACAGCTTCACGTCAAAGACAAAGTGGGCCGAACAGCCATGCATCTCGCAGCAGCCAATGGACACCGAGAGCTTATCTCACAGCTGATTGGTCAAGGTGCTGATATCAATGCGCCCGATGAG AATGGTTACGCGCCGATGCACATGGCCGCCGAGGCCGGTCACGTGGAAGTGGTAAAACTGCTGGTGGAATCTGGGGCGTCACCACGGGCGGAATCTATG GAGGGTACGTTCCCTATCTGTTACGCAGCAATGCAAGGTCATCTATCAGTCGTCAAATATTTATTGCAACAGGAACTCAACACTGAGCGATTGTTATCCGACAGGAAG tttctATTTGATCTAATGGTCTGTTCAAATCAGAACGAGAGCGAATCTGTGATGGATTTCATTCTTCAGTGCCCAGCACCAATCTATGCAGCAGCCAAACTCTCAAAGCATTATCGCAACGAATCGACGCGGGAAAAGGAACGCGCCCGTGATCTCCTCGCAGTTGGTGACGTTTGTGAGAACATTGCGTCAGAACTACTGTCTCTCGCATGCGCGGATAACGCAGAGAAACTGTTGACCGCCATGGACGACCGCGATGTACCGTTTTTGGATTATTTAATCGAGTGTGAGCAGAAGTCTTGTGTTTCTCACCCGTCTGTACAGGTGTATCTAGGGGACGTCTGGCGTGGAGATTTCAAATGGGATGACTggaaatatttcttattgttTACGCTGTCCATGATTTGCCCGTTATTGTGGGCGTTTCTTTGTTTGCCGTGGAATGACCGCTATCACAAAATCCCCATCATCAAGTTCATTTGCCATCTAATTTCACATTTTTATCTCATCGCTTTGTTCAGCTTCACCGTCGTTGTCCCTTGGGAGGAATTAACTGGAACCTCACTCCTTCCCCGTTGGTACGAGTGGCTCCTACTGGTCTGGCTCTCAGGACTATTACTGTCCCAGCTCACGGACCCTCATGACCGTGCAGGACTGGGTTGGATCCCAGTCATTGTTCTATTTCTGAGTACGATCGGTATTGTGTTACATTTAGCGGCGTTCGGTTTCCAAGGCGACCATCGTATCGATATCATATACGCGCGAAATCAGTTTTTCGCAATATCCATGATGCTTTGCTTCGCTCAACTCTTGGATTTCTTATCATTTCATCATCTGTTTGGTCCGTGGGGGGTCATCATCCGGGACCTTATGTATGACCTTGTCCGTTTCTTGGTGATTTTGTTGATTTTTATGGCCGGTTTCACCGCTCACCTGGCAGCCGTGTTTCGGCCGATGAAACCATCCGGATCCGGAGATGGACCACAAGAAAACAAGGGCGATTTTTTCACgtgttttgaattgttgtttttcagtttatttggaTTGACCGAGGTGGAGAATTTAGACAGGGTTCCAAACAGGAAAGCAACTTTTACACTAGCAAAAGCAACGTTTGGGATCTACAACTTGATCACAATCGTTGTTCTCATCAATCTGCTTATCGCTATGATGAGCGACACCTACCAGCGTATTCAAATGCAATCAGATCTTGAGTGGAAGTTCGGTCGCGCTAAGTTGATTCGTAACATGAAAAGGTCGACCACCACGCCTTCCCCGCTGAATCTTGTCACAAAGTTTCTTTCGTATTTAAAGTTGATGTACAAGTTAAAGTTCAAATGTTGCCGCCCTGGCATCATCGATATTATTCGCACGGACGAACAGCTCCCAGATAATACAGCAATGAATCCACTTTACCAAACCTCGAACTCTTGGCTCCCAAACGGAAGCCTTCCTGCCCATCGTGATAGCACGCAGAGAAGTATTCGAATTGAGGAAGTTATGGACTGGAAGGCAATagtaaaaaaatttcaagcacTCCGCGCTAACACCAATGATGTGTGCTCCGTAACTCACTCCTCCCGGGACAAAATGATATCACCCAGGGCCTCGAACTTGAACTTGAGAGGAAGGGATGAGTCGACTATGCTACCAGGTCGCCCAAGCACTGCAATGGGTTCTACGATGTCACTTCACCGTGTTGTCACGGCGACAGTGAAGAAGATTGACGTGGTTTCAACCATAAAAGATATGAGTGATGTTTGA
- the LOC136912165 gene encoding serine/threonine-protein phosphatase 6 regulatory ankyrin repeat subunit B-like isoform X4, which translates to MLAARDNKHNIVEKLLELGAVTTDRDKEGRTALHYAAFSASDGIVKLLLSKKADATIAAGPEGQLPLHMACGRPSGALEIVRTLLKVSGKDPKLVTDKNGHTPLFLSVMVGNQQVVKELLSSQGEQQVKITSGTTVDTVLHAAARKKDVDIAKILVENGCPVDLQNTEGQTALHIAAYEGDEAMVKFLQTARVDANIADANDRTPLHLAAQRGHSSVAEFLVDKLKANVNLRTKDGSTLMHIASQAGHPDTALVFLKKGVPLHMPNKDGAVCLHAAARKGHVGVVKALLSKGASVDTKTKDQYTALHIAVKHCKPQVVQILLGYGANVQLRGGKSEETPLHIAARIKEGDKVAEMLIKSGADANAASDNGETAVHVAARSGNLRTLKLLINEKADTAKRSKNGESALHYAIKAGHYDELEELVRVLFRVKSRPVAKLVINMPADRGETPLHYAARLCKTQVKGDADIEIVKLLLEHGADCTAVTDQSLETPIHECARSGNNDILIALLESIPPSKLQLTVNKRSSSGSSPLLVASYKGNVEVVRTLLKYHARVDVFDESGRTGLHVSAQRGHLEVARELLEHKAYVNAKSKVGLTPLHLAAESGHKELVGLLVANYKATVDALTLEKKTALHLAAEKGRLEVCKHLLELRADICALDNKGQTPLHYAAQNDHSQVVAVFLEHKPDVMMQQNAEGSTCVHIAAMKGSVAVIKELLKCNPSGITTARNKRKFATPLLLAASGGHKVVVEVLIAHGASASDEDADGMTVLHLAAKFGHVDVLEVLRGKVPWSMASVKTGLTALHVAAQYGKIEVVREMLLKVAGTIKSESPAMMESDKSGPRPDYCFTPLHLAAQSGHVGVVRILLNSPGVRVDSATAVQGSIPLHLSAENGHSEVVSILLSKSTLQLHVKDKVGRTAMHLAAANGHRELISQLIGQGADINAPDENGYAPMHMAAEAGHVEVVKLLVESGASPRAESMEGTFPICYAAMQGHLSVVKYLLQQELNTERLLSDRKFLFDLMVCSNQNESESVMDFILQCPAPIYAAAKLSKHYRNESTREKERARDLLAVGDVCENIASELLSLACADNAEKLLTAMDDRDVPFLDYLIECEQKSCVSHPSVQVYLGDVWRGDFKWDDWKYFLLFTLSMICPLLWAFLCLPWNDRYHKIPIIKFICHLISHFYLIALFSFTVVVPWEELTGTSLLPRWYEWLLLVWLSGLLLSQLTDPHDRAGLGWIPVIVLFLSTIGIVLHLAAFGFQGDHRIDIIYARNQFFAISMMLCFAQLLDFLSFHHLFGPWGVIIRDLMYDLVRFLVILLIFMAGFTAHLAAVFRPMKPSGSGDGPQENKGDFFTCFELLFFSLFGLTEVENLDRVPNRKATFTLAKATFGIYNLITIVVLINLLIAMMSDTYQRIQMQSDLEWKFGRAKLIRNMKRSTTTPSPLNLVTKFLSYLKLMYKLKFKCCRPGIIDIIRTDEQLPDNTAMNPLYQTSNSWLPNGSLPAHRDSTQRSIRIEEVMDWKAIVKKFQALRANTNDVCSVTHSSRDKMISPRASNLNLRGRDESTMLPGRPSTAMGSTMSLHRVVTATVKKIDVVSTIKDMSDV; encoded by the exons ATGTTAGCAGCCCGGGACAACAAACACAATATTGTGGAAAAACTACTTGAACTTGGAGCTGTGACTACAGATCGAGATAAG GAGGGACGCACAGCTCTTCATTATGCTGCTTTCTCGGCATCAGATGGCATCGTCAAACTTCTTCTTTCAAAGAAGGCAGATGCGACGATCGCTGCTGGA CCGGAAGGTCAGCTTCCCTTGCACATGGCCTGTGGCCGCCCCTCGGGCGCTTTAGAAATTGTCAGAACACTCCTGAAGGTTTCTGGGAAAGATCCTAAACTCGTAACCGACAAG AATGGACACACTCCTCTATTTCTCTCGGTGATGGTAGGTAATCAACAAGTTGTAAAAGAACTGCTGAGTTCCCAAGGAGAGCAACAAGTCAAGATCACAAGTGGG ACCACTGTAGATACCGTGTTACACGCTGCAGCACGAAAGAAGGACGTCGACATAGCAAAAATCCTGGTAGAAAATGGCTGCCCCGTCGATCTACAAAAC ACCGAAGGACAGACAGCTCTGCACATCGCTGCCTATGAAGGAGACGAAGCCATGGTCAAGTTTCTTCAGACCGCTCGAGTTGATGCTAATATTGCAGACGCT AATGACCGTACACCTCTCCATTTAGCAGCGCAGAGAGGTCACTCATCGGTGGCAGAATTCCTAGTTGACAAACTTAAAGCCAACGTGAATTTAAGAACAAAG GATGGCAGTACCCTGATGCACATTGCTTCACAAGCGGGACATCCCGACACCGCCCTGGTGTTCTTGAAAAAGGGCGTACCCCTCCACATGCCAAATAAG GACGGTGCAGTTTGTCTTCATGCTGCCGCTAGAAAAGGTCACGTGGGAGTCGTAAAAGCTTTGCTCTCAAAAGGAGCTTCAGTGGACACCAAAACCAAA GACCAgtacaccgcacttcatatagcTGTTAAGCACTGCAAGCCTCAAGTTGTACAGATACTACTGGGATATGGTGCCAATGTGCAGCTCAGAGGCGGGAAG TCGGAAGAAACTCCGTTACACATCGCTGCACGAATCAAAGAAGGAGACAAGGTAGCAGAGATGTTGATAAAGAGCGGCGCTGATGCCAATGCAGCGAGTGAT AATGGTGAGACGGCTGTTCATGTAGCAGCGAGGTCTGGAAATTTAAGAACATTGAAGCTTTTAATAAACGAGAAAGCTGATACTGCTAAGAGATCAAAG AATGGCGAATCTGCTTTGCATTACGCGATCAAAGCCGGGCATTATGACGAACTGGAGGAACTGGTTCGAGTTCTCTTTCGAGTCAAATCCAGACCTGTTGCCAAACTTGTCATCAATATGCCAGCGGAT AGAGGCGAGACCCCTCTTCATTACGCGGCGCGACTGTGCAAGACTCAAGTCAAAGGAGATGCTGACATCGAAATTGTTAAACTGCTTCTAGAGCACGGTGCTGATTGTACAGCGGTAACCGATCAG TCATTAGAGACTCCGATCCACGAGTGCGCACGCTCAGGAAATAACGACATCTTGATAGCTTTACTAGAGTCCATTCCTCCATCGAAGCTTCAGCTCACGGTCAACAAACGGTCGTCG AGTGGTTCATCGCCGCTACTTGTTGCTTCTTACAAAGGAAATGTGGAAGTCGTACGCACGTTGCTGAAGTACCATGCGAGAGTTGACGTATTTGATGAG TCTGGCCGCACCGGTTTACACGTGAGCGCGCAACGAGGCCATCTTGAAGTCGCAAGAGAACTTTTGGAACACAAAGCCTATGTGAACGCAAAGAGTAAG gtcgGTCTCACGCCTCTTCATCTTGCTGCGGAAAGTGGACACAAAGAACTCGTTGGTCTGTTAGTTGCTAATTACAAAGCAACTGTGGACGCTCTGACTCTG GAAAAGAAGACAGCACTACATTTGGCAGCAGAGAAAGGCCGCTTGGAAGTGTGCAAGCATCTTCTGGAGTTGAGAGCAGATATCTGCGCCTTGGACAAC aaAGGGCAAACGCCTCTTCATTACGCCGCTCAAAATGACCATTCGCAAGTGGTAGCCGTTTTTCTTGAGCACAAGCCTGACGTCATGATGCAGCAGAACGCG GAGGGCAGTACTTGTGTCCATATCGCGGCCATGAAGGGCAGTGTGGCTGTTATAAAAGAACTTCTCAAATGTAATCCTTCGGGAATCACAACTGCTAGGAACAAG CGTAAATTTGCCACACCCTTGCTACTTGCGGCCAGCGGTGGTCATAAAGTCGTTGTGGAGGTGTTGATTGCGCACGGCGCTTCAGCCAGTGACGAAGATGCG GACGGTATGACAGTTCTTCATCTAGCAGCTAAGTTTGGTCACGTAGATGTTTTGGAGGTTTTGCGTGGTAAAGTTCCTTGGAGCATGGCGAGTGTTAAG actGGGCTCACGGCTCTCCATGTAGCAGCTCAATATGGAAAAATTGAAGTCGTGAGAGAGATGCTCCTCAAAGTCGCGGGGACAATTAAAAGCGAATCGCCTGCAATGATGGAAAGTGATAAATCGGGACCACGCCCTGAC TATTGTTTCACTCCACTGCACTTAGCCGCGCAATCTGGCCACGTGGGTGTTGTGCGGATACTTCTAAACTCGCCAGGAGTGCGCGTGGACTCGGCAACAGCCGTGCAG GGTTCTATTCCTTTGCATTTAAGCGCCGAGAACGGTCATTCCGAGGTGGTGAGTATTTTGCTGAGCAAATCCACATTACAGCTTCACGTCAAAGACAAAGTGGGCCGAACAGCCATGCATCTCGCAGCAGCCAATGGACACCGAGAGCTTATCTCACAGCTGATTGGTCAAGGTGCTGATATCAATGCGCCCGATGAG AATGGTTACGCGCCGATGCACATGGCCGCCGAGGCCGGTCACGTGGAAGTGGTAAAACTGCTGGTGGAATCTGGGGCGTCACCACGGGCGGAATCTATG GAGGGTACGTTCCCTATCTGTTACGCAGCAATGCAAGGTCATCTATCAGTCGTCAAATATTTATTGCAACAGGAACTCAACACTGAGCGATTGTTATCCGACAGGAAG tttctATTTGATCTAATGGTCTGTTCAAATCAGAACGAGAGCGAATCTGTGATGGATTTCATTCTTCAGTGCCCAGCACCAATCTATGCAGCAGCCAAACTCTCAAAGCATTATCGCAACGAATCGACGCGGGAAAAGGAACGCGCCCGTGATCTCCTCGCAGTTGGTGACGTTTGTGAGAACATTGCGTCAGAACTACTGTCTCTCGCATGCGCGGATAACGCAGAGAAACTGTTGACCGCCATGGACGACCGCGATGTACCGTTTTTGGATTATTTAATCGAGTGTGAGCAGAAGTCTTGTGTTTCTCACCCGTCTGTACAGGTGTATCTAGGGGACGTCTGGCGTGGAGATTTCAAATGGGATGACTggaaatatttcttattgttTACGCTGTCCATGATTTGCCCGTTATTGTGGGCGTTTCTTTGTTTGCCGTGGAATGACCGCTATCACAAAATCCCCATCATCAAGTTCATTTGCCATCTAATTTCACATTTTTATCTCATCGCTTTGTTCAGCTTCACCGTCGTTGTCCCTTGGGAGGAATTAACTGGAACCTCACTCCTTCCCCGTTGGTACGAGTGGCTCCTACTGGTCTGGCTCTCAGGACTATTACTGTCCCAGCTCACGGACCCTCATGACCGTGCAGGACTGGGTTGGATCCCAGTCATTGTTCTATTTCTGAGTACGATCGGTATTGTGTTACATTTAGCGGCGTTCGGTTTCCAAGGCGACCATCGTATCGATATCATATACGCGCGAAATCAGTTTTTCGCAATATCCATGATGCTTTGCTTCGCTCAACTCTTGGATTTCTTATCATTTCATCATCTGTTTGGTCCGTGGGGGGTCATCATCCGGGACCTTATGTATGACCTTGTCCGTTTCTTGGTGATTTTGTTGATTTTTATGGCCGGTTTCACCGCTCACCTGGCAGCCGTGTTTCGGCCGATGAAACCATCCGGATCCGGAGATGGACCACAAGAAAACAAGGGCGATTTTTTCACgtgttttgaattgttgtttttcagtttatttggaTTGACCGAGGTGGAGAATTTAGACAGGGTTCCAAACAGGAAAGCAACTTTTACACTAGCAAAAGCAACGTTTGGGATCTACAACTTGATCACAATCGTTGTTCTCATCAATCTGCTTATCGCTATGATGAGCGACACCTACCAGCGTATTCAAATGCAATCAGATCTTGAGTGGAAGTTCGGTCGCGCTAAGTTGATTCGTAACATGAAAAGGTCGACCACCACGCCTTCCCCGCTGAATCTTGTCACAAAGTTTCTTTCGTATTTAAAGTTGATGTACAAGTTAAAGTTCAAATGTTGCCGCCCTGGCATCATCGATATTATTCGCACGGACGAACAGCTCCCAGATAATACAGCAATGAATCCACTTTACCAAACCTCGAACTCTTGGCTCCCAAACGGAAGCCTTCCTGCCCATCGTGATAGCACGCAGAGAAGTATTCGAATTGAGGAAGTTATGGACTGGAAGGCAATagtaaaaaaatttcaagcacTCCGCGCTAACACCAATGATGTGTGCTCCGTAACTCACTCCTCCCGGGACAAAATGATATCACCCAGGGCCTCGAACTTGAACTTGAGAGGAAGGGATGAGTCGACTATGCTACCAGGTCGCCCAAGCACTGCAATGGGTTCTACGATGTCACTTCACCGTGTTGTCACGGCGACAGTGAAGAAGATTGACGTGGTTTCAACCATAAAAGATATGAGTGATGTTTGA